From Variimorphobacter saccharofermentans, one genomic window encodes:
- the cls gene encoding cardiolipin synthase: MWDFRMFGYEFYYLFYIFILYSIFGWIYECCLVSVQKKTFVNRGFLSGPIIPIYGCAALLIYITLWKYRDDFLLSFLVGVLLATVLEYITSWLMELLFHTRWWDYSNYRFNLNGRVCLLVSLFWGLLTLFMLHVLQPGMNFIIEKIPRRGGELIGYIIIPVFIGDVIMASISSLKFDRILAKLQTLRQEMTEYIENTKAYETGEEIIDRISEIKIMNLFKEARTSFDGWLHTIKFSRQSSKGDNREFKPEYEMKLREFFGRYQSIKTQKAHIRLMKAFPSMKAGKREAALSDLREKIMSKSVKKVSKEIKDLKDEMTGTMKGYVSGFLRAALVGLLVLLQFSMVIYLSIALREYTVYLYTGLQILSIVIVIALVNDNRNTSYKIAWICIIAALPITGHIMFVLWGNKRHRKIDDKILNDLKHGVEFLDFDPDVIQAFAKKYPTKSRMTRYLEKNSFPLFKNNTVEYYPMGEDAFKSIFEEIEKAEKFILINFFIIGEGVLWEKIHTLLVRKLQEGVRVMFLYDDFGAMLRTPRHFKKNLEADGFEIRVFNPIHKYTDKLYMNYRSHQKIIVIDGNVGFTGGMNLADEYVNLVSRYGTWKDNAIKIVGDAVWGLTVTFLQMWEVAGNDEPLDYTPFRPTMRFDENDVFCQVISDGPANNPRNPIENIYKQMIYYAKKVLYITTPYLIIEEDMREALITAAQSGVDVRIITPFIPDKKHVKILTNYNYGRLLAGGVRIFEYLPGFIHAKTIISEDNGIVGTINMDYRSFHLHYECGVWMCDKNIINIVKEDLLKTMEQSREVTYEEWKQRPLWMKLYQMFLNLFSTLM; encoded by the coding sequence ATGTGGGATTTTAGAATGTTCGGATACGAATTTTATTATTTGTTTTATATATTCATCCTATATAGTATATTTGGTTGGATTTATGAATGCTGCCTTGTGTCAGTGCAAAAGAAGACCTTTGTGAACCGTGGCTTTTTAAGCGGTCCAATTATACCGATATATGGATGTGCGGCGCTTCTGATCTATATTACCCTATGGAAATATAGGGATGATTTTCTACTGTCCTTTTTGGTCGGAGTATTACTTGCAACGGTCTTGGAATATATCACCTCCTGGTTGATGGAGCTTCTCTTTCACACCAGATGGTGGGATTATAGTAATTATCGTTTTAATCTTAATGGAAGAGTATGCTTATTGGTGTCCTTGTTCTGGGGATTGCTCACATTATTTATGCTTCATGTTCTTCAGCCAGGCATGAATTTCATTATTGAGAAAATACCAAGAAGAGGTGGAGAACTGATTGGGTATATCATAATCCCCGTATTTATAGGGGATGTAATAATGGCATCCATATCCTCTTTGAAATTTGATCGAATCCTTGCTAAACTACAAACTCTGCGTCAGGAGATGACGGAGTACATAGAGAATACCAAGGCCTATGAAACGGGAGAGGAAATCATTGATCGGATTTCTGAAATTAAAATAATGAATCTATTTAAGGAGGCTCGTACCAGTTTTGATGGATGGCTTCATACGATCAAATTCAGTCGTCAATCGAGCAAAGGTGATAATCGGGAATTTAAGCCCGAATACGAGATGAAATTAAGAGAGTTTTTCGGTAGATATCAAAGTATAAAAACACAAAAGGCACATATACGTCTGATGAAAGCCTTTCCCAGCATGAAGGCTGGTAAGAGAGAGGCAGCTTTAAGCGACTTAAGAGAAAAGATAATGAGTAAAAGCGTTAAAAAAGTAAGTAAAGAGATCAAGGATCTCAAAGATGAAATGACAGGAACGATGAAGGGTTATGTAAGCGGCTTTCTGAGAGCAGCATTGGTCGGTTTATTAGTATTGCTTCAATTTAGTATGGTTATTTACCTGTCCATTGCTTTGAGAGAATACACGGTGTACTTATATACGGGGCTCCAGATTTTAAGTATCGTGATTGTAATTGCGCTTGTGAACGACAATCGAAATACCTCATATAAAATAGCCTGGATCTGCATTATAGCAGCGCTACCGATTACGGGTCATATTATGTTTGTTCTGTGGGGTAATAAGAGACATAGAAAGATCGATGATAAGATATTAAATGACCTGAAGCACGGAGTAGAATTTTTGGACTTTGACCCCGATGTAATACAAGCCTTTGCAAAGAAGTATCCTACAAAAAGCAGAATGACCAGATACCTGGAAAAGAATTCGTTTCCCCTGTTTAAAAATAATACAGTAGAATATTATCCGATGGGAGAAGATGCATTCAAATCGATATTCGAGGAAATTGAGAAGGCAGAGAAGTTTATATTAATTAATTTCTTTATTATCGGAGAAGGGGTGCTATGGGAGAAAATCCACACTTTGCTTGTTCGTAAGCTCCAGGAAGGGGTGCGGGTTATGTTCCTGTATGATGATTTCGGAGCAATGCTTCGTACACCAAGACATTTTAAGAAAAACCTTGAAGCAGACGGCTTCGAAATTCGTGTATTTAATCCGATACACAAATATACAGATAAACTTTATATGAATTACCGTTCCCATCAGAAGATCATCGTAATCGATGGAAATGTAGGCTTTACCGGCGGTATGAATTTGGCAGACGAATATGTTAATCTGGTATCCAGATACGGAACCTGGAAGGATAATGCGATAAAAATCGTTGGTGATGCAGTATGGGGGTTAACTGTGACCTTTCTTCAGATGTGGGAGGTGGCTGGTAACGATGAGCCGCTGGATTATACCCCCTTCCGGCCTACTATGAGGTTTGATGAAAATGATGTATTCTGTCAGGTGATTTCTGACGGGCCTGCCAATAATCCTCGAAATCCCATAGAAAATATCTATAAACAGATGATATATTATGCCAAGAAGGTATTGTACATTACAACGCCGTATCTTATAATTGAAGAGGATATGAGGGAGGCGTTAATTACTGCGGCGCAAAGCGGAGTGGATGTACGTATCATCACTCCTTTCATACCGGATAAGAAACATGTTAAAATACTCACCAACTACAACTACGGAAGACTGCTTGCAGGAGGAGTTCGAATCTTTGAATATCTCCCGGGCTTTATACATGCGAAAACGATCATCAGTGAGGATAACGGTATTGTAGGAACAATCAATATGGATTATCGCAGTTTTCACCTTCACTATGAATGCGGAGTATGGATGTGCGATAAAAATATCATCAATATTGTGAAGGAAGACCTGTTAAAGACTATGGAACAGAGTCGGGAAGTAACATATGAGGAATGGAAGCAAAGACCTTTATGGATGAAACTTTATCAAATGTTTCTAAATCTGTTCTCTACATTAATGTAA
- a CDS encoding acetate kinase, whose protein sequence is MKVLVINCGSSSLKYQLIDSDNEKAMAVGICERIGQDVSYLKHTPDGGEKVVIETTMKNHEDAIQMVLDALTNEKYGVIKSLDEIGAVGHRVVHGGEKFATSTLINEEVIKAIEECNDLAPLHNPANLIGIRACANLMKGVPMVAVFDTAFHQTMPPKAYLYGLPHEYYNSYKIRKYGFHGTSHSYVSKRAAEFCGLDINNSKIIVCHLGNGASISAVLNGKSVDTSMGFTPLAGLVMGTRSGDIDPSIIDFIAKKENKTIDQIMNLLNKESGVQGMSEVSSDFRDINAAMDSGNEKARSAFEVFVYRVAKYIGGYVAAMNGVDAIAFTAGVGENDHKVREDVCAYLGYLGVSIDLEKNKARGEEVMLTTPDSKVKVCIIPTNEELAIARETVALL, encoded by the coding sequence ATGAAAGTATTAGTTATTAATTGTGGCAGTTCATCTCTTAAGTATCAGTTAATCGACTCTGACAATGAAAAAGCAATGGCAGTAGGTATCTGTGAAAGAATTGGACAGGATGTAAGTTATTTAAAGCATACACCCGATGGTGGTGAAAAGGTGGTAATTGAAACTACCATGAAAAATCATGAAGATGCCATTCAGATGGTTCTGGATGCCTTAACGAATGAAAAGTATGGTGTGATAAAATCATTGGATGAAATCGGTGCAGTTGGTCATCGTGTAGTACACGGTGGTGAGAAATTTGCAACATCAACATTAATTAATGAAGAAGTTATTAAGGCAATTGAAGAATGCAATGATTTAGCACCGCTTCACAATCCTGCTAATTTAATAGGTATTCGTGCATGTGCGAACTTAATGAAGGGTGTTCCGATGGTAGCAGTATTTGATACCGCATTCCATCAGACAATGCCTCCTAAGGCATACTTATATGGTTTGCCTCATGAATACTATAATAGCTATAAGATTCGTAAATATGGCTTCCATGGAACAAGCCACAGCTATGTATCAAAGAGAGCCGCTGAGTTCTGTGGTCTTGATATTAACAATTCGAAGATCATTGTATGCCACCTTGGAAATGGTGCCAGCATATCTGCTGTTCTCAATGGTAAATCCGTTGATACCAGCATGGGCTTCACTCCGTTAGCTGGTCTGGTTATGGGAACAAGAAGTGGTGATATCGATCCTTCCATTATTGACTTCATTGCGAAGAAAGAGAATAAAACCATTGATCAGATTATGAACCTTCTTAACAAGGAGTCCGGTGTTCAGGGTATGTCCGAAGTATCCAGTGATTTCCGTGATATTAATGCTGCTATGGATAGCGGTAATGAGAAAGCGCGTTCTGCCTTCGAGGTATTTGTATATCGTGTAGCAAAATACATTGGTGGATATGTGGCAGCAATGAACGGAGTGGATGCTATCGCATTTACCGCCGGAGTAGGTGAGAATGATCATAAGGTAAGAGAAGATGTTTGTGCTTACTTAGGTTATTTAGGCGTATCCATTGATCTTGAGAAAAATAAAGCCAGAGGCGAAGAGGTAATGTTAACCACACCGGATTCTAAGGTGAAGGTTTGCATCATCCCTACGAACGAAGAATTGGCTATCGCTCGAGAAACCGTTGCATTACTATAA
- a CDS encoding YceD family protein codes for MLISLSEIMTTKDKVVRIDAPIELEKFDYQGTSYEFHHKEPVNLTITNLGNRVVMIEGTTNISLTLFCSRCLKKLIYPMELSIEKEVDFNLSEDERTEGLDETNFIIGYNLDVDTLINDEILIGFPMKLLCSEDCKGLCKNCGVNLNEETCDCDTSVLDPRMSVIRDIFNNFKEV; via the coding sequence ATGCTAATATCATTGTCAGAAATTATGACTACTAAGGATAAAGTAGTGCGGATCGATGCCCCCATAGAATTGGAGAAGTTTGATTATCAGGGTACTTCTTATGAATTTCATCATAAAGAGCCCGTTAATCTGACAATTACGAATCTTGGCAATCGAGTGGTGATGATTGAAGGCACAACGAATATTTCCCTAACCTTGTTCTGTAGTCGCTGTCTGAAGAAACTTATTTACCCGATGGAATTATCCATTGAAAAGGAAGTGGATTTTAATCTTTCAGAAGATGAGCGCACAGAGGGCTTAGATGAAACGAATTTTATTATTGGATACAATCTGGATGTAGACACATTAATTAATGATGAAATACTAATTGGTTTTCCTATGAAGCTGTTATGCAGCGAGGATTGTAAAGGACTCTGTAAGAATTGTGGAGTGAACCTGAATGAGGAAACCTGTGACTGCGATACTTCGGTATTAGATCCCAGAATGTCAGTAATCCGAGATATCTTTAACAATTTTAAGGAGGTGTGA
- the ruvB gene encoding Holliday junction branch migration DNA helicase RuvB gives MAKRVITTEFTEEDSKLEGSLRPQMLSDYIGQVKVKENLKIYIEAAKQRKETLDHVLLFGPPGLGKTTLAGIIANEMGVNIKITSGPVIEKPGEMAAILNNLQEGDVLFVDEIHRLNRQVEELLYPAMEDFVIDIVIGKGASAKSIRLDLPKFTLVGATTRAGMLTPPLRDRFGVVNRMDFYTIEELKTIILRSAEVIRVEIEEEGALELARRSRGTPRLANRLLKRVRDFAQVKYDGRITKEVAGFALDLLEVDKLGLDHIDREILVTMIEKFGGGPVGIEAVATTIGEDVGTIEEVYEPYLVQNGLILRTPRGRVASELAYQHMGLRMD, from the coding sequence ATGGCAAAAAGAGTAATAACAACAGAATTTACAGAGGAAGATAGTAAGCTAGAGGGATCCCTAAGACCGCAGATGCTATCGGATTATATAGGACAAGTAAAGGTTAAGGAAAATCTGAAAATATATATTGAAGCAGCAAAGCAGAGGAAGGAAACACTGGATCATGTGCTTCTATTTGGCCCACCTGGTCTTGGTAAAACTACCCTGGCAGGTATTATAGCCAATGAAATGGGGGTTAATATTAAGATCACCTCTGGACCTGTTATTGAAAAACCAGGTGAAATGGCTGCAATATTGAATAATCTCCAGGAGGGTGATGTTCTTTTTGTGGATGAGATACATCGCTTAAATCGTCAGGTGGAAGAGCTTTTATACCCTGCCATGGAGGATTTTGTGATTGATATTGTAATTGGAAAGGGAGCCAGTGCTAAGTCCATTCGTCTGGATCTACCCAAATTTACATTAGTAGGGGCTACTACCAGAGCCGGAATGTTGACACCACCTCTTCGAGACCGTTTCGGTGTGGTAAACCGTATGGATTTTTACACGATAGAGGAGTTGAAAACCATAATTCTTCGCTCGGCAGAGGTAATTCGTGTGGAGATTGAAGAAGAGGGAGCTTTGGAATTAGCCAGACGCTCCAGGGGTACACCCAGGTTAGCAAATCGTTTGCTAAAAAGAGTACGTGATTTTGCTCAGGTAAAATATGATGGCAGAATTACTAAGGAGGTTGCAGGGTTCGCCTTGGATCTCCTGGAGGTGGACAAGCTGGGACTGGATCATATTGATCGTGAGATTCTTGTAACAATGATAGAGAAGTTCGGTGGTGGTCCGGTTGGCATTGAAGCAGTTGCAACTACCATAGGAGAAGATGTAGGGACCATAGAAGAGGTATATGAGCCTTATCTGGTTCAAAATGGCTTGATCTTACGAACACCGAGAGGAAGAGTGGCATCCGAGCTTGCTTACCAGCACATGGGATTGAGGATGGATTAG
- a CDS encoding ribonuclease H-like domain-containing protein, with translation MITRQFPITQTVDYTFDGYQPEDLIFFDIETTGFAADSSYLYLIGCAYYQDNSYHMIQWFSEDIREEANLINAFFEFVKPYKVILHYNGSGFDIPYLLRKCNLLGLDYSFQQLNSIDLYKKIYPYKKLFKLKSFKQKSIEAYLNVQREDVYDGGDLIQIYQSYLGKKHYETLRKSRDPNAPVSNPSEADMLLHQLLLHNEDDIKGLLSISPILNYVDLFEKPIRILQAGIDQGSLFIQFEISANLPVRISYGNDLIHLTAYKNNASLSVQVYEGELKYFYENYKDYYYLPAEDRAIHKSLAHFVDKEHRVKAKPSNCYTKKQGVFAPQYDLGISPYFKNEYQDKLSFIEIHTDFLLQEETLELYVAHLLAHIL, from the coding sequence ATGATTACGAGGCAATTTCCGATTACGCAAACAGTAGATTATACATTTGATGGTTATCAACCAGAGGATTTGATCTTCTTTGATATTGAAACCACCGGGTTTGCTGCGGATTCCTCCTATCTCTATTTGATTGGCTGTGCATATTATCAGGACAACTCCTATCATATGATCCAATGGTTTTCTGAGGATATTCGGGAGGAAGCGAACCTGATTAATGCTTTTTTTGAATTTGTTAAACCTTATAAAGTAATTCTTCATTATAATGGTTCCGGATTCGACATTCCTTATCTTCTGCGAAAATGCAACTTATTAGGCTTAGATTATTCATTTCAACAATTGAATAGTATCGATCTATATAAGAAAATATATCCTTACAAGAAACTATTTAAGTTAAAAAGTTTTAAGCAAAAGTCCATCGAAGCATATCTCAATGTACAACGTGAGGATGTTTATGATGGAGGAGATTTGATTCAGATTTATCAGAGCTATCTTGGGAAAAAGCATTATGAAACGCTTAGAAAATCACGGGATCCGAATGCTCCTGTCAGTAATCCCTCCGAAGCGGATATGCTGCTGCATCAGCTATTACTTCATAATGAAGATGATATAAAAGGACTTCTTTCCATCTCCCCTATATTGAATTATGTTGATTTGTTCGAGAAGCCAATTCGGATTCTTCAGGCCGGAATTGATCAGGGAAGCTTATTCATTCAATTTGAAATTAGTGCGAATCTTCCTGTTCGGATCAGCTACGGAAATGATTTGATTCACTTAACGGCATATAAAAATAATGCCTCCTTGTCCGTGCAGGTGTATGAGGGAGAATTGAAGTATTTCTATGAGAACTACAAGGATTATTATTATTTACCGGCGGAGGACCGGGCAATCCATAAAAGCCTTGCACATTTTGTAGATAAGGAACACCGTGTTAAGGCGAAGCCCTCTAATTGTTATACGAAAAAGCAGGGCGTTTTTGCTCCACAGTATGATCTTGGGATATCACCTTATTTTAAGAACGAGTATCAGGATAAGCTGTCCTTTATCGAAATCCATACAGATTTTCTCCTACAGGAAGAAACCCTGGAATTGTATGTAGCTCATCTGCTAGCCCATATTCTATAG
- the ruvA gene encoding Holliday junction branch migration protein RuvA — MIGYLKGELAEIKESYIVLEVGNIGYEVYLPTNAIMDLPSLGSTMKLYTYLHVREDAIGLFGFLSKDDLEMFKLLITVNGIGPKGALGILSSISADEIRFAVLAEDVKTIAKAPGIGNKTASKLILELKDKFKLETAFEQRMMNQMQSNDTSGIVSKREEAAQALTVLGYSGTDALKIVNQIDITEEMTSEEILKQCLKKM; from the coding sequence ATGATCGGTTATCTTAAAGGGGAATTAGCAGAGATTAAAGAAAGTTATATCGTACTTGAAGTAGGAAATATTGGATATGAGGTCTATCTACCTACCAATGCCATTATGGATCTCCCCTCTCTGGGAAGTACGATGAAATTATATACCTATCTTCATGTTAGAGAGGATGCCATCGGTTTGTTTGGGTTTTTATCCAAGGATGATCTGGAGATGTTCAAGCTACTGATTACAGTCAATGGTATTGGACCCAAGGGTGCTCTCGGTATACTCTCATCTATCTCAGCGGATGAGATACGATTTGCAGTACTTGCAGAGGATGTAAAGACAATTGCGAAAGCCCCTGGTATCGGGAATAAGACGGCGAGCAAGTTAATACTGGAATTAAAGGATAAGTTTAAGCTGGAGACAGCCTTTGAACAACGAATGATGAATCAGATGCAAAGCAACGATACCTCCGGTATAGTAAGTAAACGGGAAGAAGCAGCTCAGGCACTGACAGTACTGGGTTATTCCGGTACCGATGCGTTGAAAATAGTGAACCAGATAGACATAACGGAGGAAATGACATCGGAAGAAATCTTGAAGCAGTGCTTAAAGAAAATGTAA
- the pta gene encoding phosphate acetyltransferase, giving the protein MGFIDVIKERAKNNKKTIVLPETGDRRTLEAASKILAEGIANLILVGNKDAIAKEADGLDLSAATIIDPSQTDKLQTYIDLLVEVRKSKGMTPEQAKELLTKDYLYFGVTMVKAGDADGMVAGAVNSTANVLRPSLQILKTAPGTKLVSAFFVIVVPNCEFGADGTFIFSDSGLVQNPNSEELAAIAGSSAKSFETLVGKEPIVAMLSHSTKGSAAHADVDKVVEATRIAKELYPNVKIDGEFQLDAAIVPSVGASKAPGSDIAGKANVLVFPDLDAGNIGYKLAQRLAKAEAYGPITQGIARPVNDLSRGCSADDIVGVIAITAVQASIK; this is encoded by the coding sequence ATGGGTTTTATTGATGTCATCAAAGAAAGAGCAAAGAATAACAAGAAAACGATCGTTCTGCCGGAGACTGGTGACAGAAGAACGTTAGAAGCAGCATCTAAAATATTAGCTGAGGGAATTGCGAATCTTATATTAGTAGGGAATAAGGATGCAATTGCTAAAGAAGCTGACGGATTAGATTTATCCGCTGCAACAATTATTGATCCCAGCCAGACGGACAAGCTACAGACTTATATTGACTTATTGGTTGAAGTTAGAAAAAGCAAGGGAATGACACCGGAGCAGGCGAAAGAACTTCTTACGAAGGATTATCTATACTTTGGTGTTACCATGGTTAAAGCAGGAGATGCTGACGGTATGGTAGCAGGTGCGGTGAATTCTACAGCGAATGTTCTTCGCCCATCATTACAGATATTAAAAACAGCTCCCGGAACCAAGCTTGTATCCGCATTTTTCGTTATCGTAGTTCCAAATTGCGAATTTGGAGCAGATGGAACCTTTATCTTCTCAGATTCTGGCTTAGTTCAAAATCCGAATTCAGAAGAATTAGCTGCTATTGCAGGCAGCAGTGCAAAGAGCTTCGAAACCTTAGTAGGAAAAGAGCCTATTGTTGCAATGTTATCCCATTCAACCAAAGGAAGTGCAGCTCATGCTGACGTAGATAAGGTAGTGGAAGCAACAAGAATTGCAAAAGAATTATATCCTAATGTTAAGATTGACGGTGAGTTCCAGCTGGATGCAGCAATTGTTCCCAGCGTAGGTGCATCTAAAGCGCCTGGCAGTGATATCGCAGGAAAAGCAAATGTACTTGTATTCCCAGATCTGGATGCAGGTAACATAGGTTATAAATTGGCTCAGAGACTGGCAAAAGCGGAAGCTTATGGACCTATTACCCAAGGTATTGCCAGACCAGTAAATGATTTATCAAGGGGATGCTCTGCAGATGACATTGTTGGAGTTATTGCAATAACTGCAGTACAAGCTTCCATAAAATAA
- a CDS encoding nucleotidyltransferase, whose protein sequence is MKVVGLITEYNPFHNGHKYHIEEARRITGADYVIAVMSGNYVQRGAPAIINKYCRAEMALRNGVDLVLELPVCYATGSAEYFAHGAVSILNKLGVVDYLCFGSECGDLSLLQEAVDFLLHPPVDFDASIQAFLKLGQSYPAARQSALTQALQSADTNHSKEILSLLTEPNNILGIEYLKALHSFSSSIKPVTIQRISAHYHDKELSSKEKELYPGIISSATAIRHAIHGNASDEPDRLFDSVPANVFRILEVNMQKTYPIADEDFSLLIKYKLLSEDNSLLSSYFDISSDLADRIKNMADYGYSLSDLAEKLKSKNMTMTRINRALFHILLNIKSEFMDEYIASGYTSYARILGSKKESTALLRKIDSNGTIPVLTKVAKAKDRLSPLEIRMLSEDIFATHLYNHVVYEKYGTSIPNEFKHGLCII, encoded by the coding sequence ATGAAGGTAGTAGGCTTAATCACGGAATACAATCCATTTCATAACGGTCATAAATATCATATTGAAGAAGCCCGTCGAATTACAGGTGCTGATTATGTCATAGCAGTTATGAGCGGTAACTATGTACAACGTGGTGCACCGGCTATCATTAATAAGTACTGTCGTGCGGAGATGGCTCTGCGAAATGGTGTGGATCTCGTCCTTGAGCTGCCGGTATGTTATGCCACCGGAAGTGCTGAATATTTTGCCCATGGTGCAGTCTCTATCCTGAATAAGCTTGGCGTGGTGGACTATCTATGCTTCGGCAGTGAGTGCGGGGATCTCTCTCTACTGCAGGAGGCCGTTGACTTTTTGCTTCATCCGCCGGTTGATTTTGACGCTTCCATACAAGCCTTTTTAAAGCTAGGGCAAAGCTACCCTGCTGCCCGTCAAAGTGCTCTGACCCAAGCACTGCAATCCGCAGACACAAATCACAGTAAGGAAATCCTTTCGTTATTAACGGAACCTAATAATATCTTAGGGATTGAGTATCTGAAAGCGCTCCACAGCTTCTCTTCCTCCATAAAGCCGGTTACGATTCAAAGAATCTCTGCTCATTATCATGATAAAGAACTATCTTCAAAGGAGAAGGAGTTATACCCTGGCATTATTAGCTCTGCAACAGCCATTCGACATGCAATTCATGGTAATGCTAGCGATGAACCCGACAGACTGTTTGACAGCGTTCCAGCTAATGTTTTTCGTATTCTTGAAGTGAATATGCAAAAAACCTATCCAATAGCCGATGAAGATTTTTCCCTATTGATCAAATATAAGCTGCTTTCCGAGGACAACAGTCTCCTGTCTTCATACTTTGATATCAGTAGTGATTTGGCAGACCGCATCAAGAATATGGCGGATTATGGATACAGTCTCTCTGATTTAGCAGAGAAGCTGAAATCAAAAAACATGACGATGACACGAATTAACCGTGCTTTATTTCATATACTACTGAATATTAAGTCCGAATTCATGGACGAATATATAGCCTCCGGATACACATCCTATGCAAGAATACTGGGTTCAAAAAAGGAATCCACCGCTCTGCTTCGCAAAATCGATAGCAACGGAACCATACCTGTCCTCACAAAGGTGGCAAAAGCTAAGGATCGATTATCCCCCCTGGAAATACGTATGCTTTCTGAGGATATTTTTGCTACTCATTTATACAACCATGTCGTATATGAGAAATATGGTACTTCTATTCCCAATGAATTTAAACATGGGCTATGTATCATATAG
- the rpmF gene encoding 50S ribosomal protein L32, producing MSICPKGKHSKARRDSRRANWKMTAPNLVKCSKCGELMVPHRVCKACGSYNKKEIISAE from the coding sequence ATGTCTATTTGTCCTAAAGGAAAACATTCTAAAGCTAGAAGAGATAGCCGTAGAGCTAACTGGAAGATGACTGCTCCTAACTTAGTTAAATGCAGTAAATGTGGCGAACTTATGGTTCCTCATAGAGTATGTAAGGCTTGCGGTTCTTACAATAAGAAGGAAATCATTTCTGCTGAATAA
- a CDS encoding GNAT family N-acetyltransferase, producing MIFRKATAEDIEALIQIRLAYLIEDYGEVTEDQMERLRLQLSCYYADHIGKDFIAYLALDKENIVSSVFLVIIEKPSNPSFISGKVGNILNVYTKPEYRCQGLAGRLLTQAIEEAKQLELSYLELKATKAGYSLYKKLGFLEAHSDYIAMRYPL from the coding sequence ATGATTTTCAGAAAAGCAACCGCCGAAGATATTGAAGCCCTGATACAAATAAGATTGGCATATCTAATAGAAGATTATGGCGAGGTAACGGAAGATCAGATGGAAAGGCTACGGTTGCAGTTATCCTGTTATTATGCGGATCATATCGGCAAGGATTTTATCGCATATCTTGCACTGGATAAGGAGAACATTGTCTCCAGCGTATTTTTGGTAATCATTGAAAAACCATCGAACCCGAGTTTTATATCGGGCAAAGTAGGAAATATTCTGAATGTTTATACGAAACCGGAATATCGCTGTCAAGGGCTAGCCGGAAGACTGCTTACTCAGGCAATCGAGGAAGCAAAACAGCTGGAGTTATCCTATTTGGAATTGAAGGCAACAAAAGCAGGTTATTCCTTATATAAAAAACTGGGTTTCCTGGAAGCTCACTCAGACTATATCGCAATGAGATATCCATTATAG